In one Fundulus heteroclitus isolate FHET01 chromosome 3, MU-UCD_Fhet_4.1, whole genome shotgun sequence genomic region, the following are encoded:
- the LOC105934947 gene encoding N-acetyltransferase 14, with protein MVRLELEQVVMRRMKEDDIEVVKALVKEGCEGTENRLILHILTRPLCLFILAVFSSILRCLVHSFILALAIPVFLLIVFLKITMPRSTGVLGSSRPSWDYVGSSYRGQQDEILQNPYCRISGKTPGAKKQRRRIGAKDKEKEASSEKITAEREQAAGQVWVADCEGEIVGCIFRESETRPGVRRICRLVTGCWYRREGLGRLLVQSLELKERETGAQRVFAHVPYPSKVGEAFFRKVGYRQLGELTDEEDDDEIFKETPERGFMGYPLTKVFYKDL; from the exons ATGGTGAGGCTGGAGCTGGAGCAGGTGGTGATGAGGAGAATGAAAGAGGACGACATTGAAGTAGTCAAAGCCCTTGTTAAG GAAGGATGCGAGGGCACAGAGAACCGTCTCATCTTGCACATCCTCACTCGACCGCTCTGCCTTTTTATCCTGGCTGTTTTCTCCTCGATCCTGCGCTGCCTCGTCCACTCCTTCATCTTGGCTCTAGCTATCCCCGTGTTCCTGCTGATCGTTTTTCTCAAGATCACCATGCCGCGGTCGACGGGGGTCCTGGGCAGCAGCCGCCCCTCCTGGGACTACGTGGGCAGCAGCTACAGAGGCCAACAGGATGAGATCCTGCAGAATCCCTACTGCAGGATCAGCGGGAAAACACCAGGCGCAAAAAAG caAAGGCGCCGAATTGGAGCTAAAGACAAAGAGAAAGAGGCATCGTCAGAAAAGATCACCGCAGAGCGAGAGCAAGCTGCAGGCCAGGTGTGGGTGGCAGACTGCGAAGGGGAGATCGTGGGCTGCATCTTCCGTGAGAGCGAGACGCGGCCGGGCGTGAGGAGAATCTGCAGGCTTGTGACGGGCTGCTGGTACCGCAGAGAGGGCTTGGGTCGTCTGCTGGTCCAGAGTCTGGagctgaaggagagggagaCCGGCGCACAGAGAGTGTTCGCGCACGTCCCCTACCCGTCCAAAGTAGGGGAAGCCTTCTTCAGAAAAGTGGGCTATCGGCAGCTGGGGGAGCTGACTGACGAAGAAGACGACGATGAGATATTTAAAGAGACTCCAGAGAGAGGTTTTATGGGTTACCCTCTCACCAAGGTGTTTTACAAAGATTTGTGA